Proteins from a single region of Nocardiopsis dassonvillei subsp. dassonvillei DSM 43111:
- a CDS encoding GH1 family beta-glucosidase, whose product MEDPTLPASLLFGTATAAYQIEGGVHEGGRGPSIWDTYCRTPGRVARGESGDVACDHYHRYGEDVALLADLGVDLYRFSVAWPRVQPTGKGRPNPEGLAFYDRLVDTILGAGIEPALTLYHWDLPQALEDEGGWRVRDTAYRFAEYSRIVADRLGDRVNRWITLNEPFCSAFVGHAVGRHAPGTREGTPALAAAHHLLLAHGMATGELRAAAAGEVGITLNPDHFLPATDSEADRAAVERARTLHNRVWFDPIFAGAYPDNEDEVWEGMADGSYRADGDLRIIGQPLDFLGVNFYRPIMLRDAPHSEADPAARTAVDIRTEQVRIEGVRHTTMDWPVVPATFADLLIDLDRRYPNLPPIFITENGSAEDDQPDETGRVRDTGRVEYLRDHLGALATAIDAGVDVRGYFVWSLLDNFEWAYGYDRRFGLVRVDYDRLERHPKDSYHWYRDFLTSHRARRVQELATQWEG is encoded by the coding sequence ATGGAAGACCCCACCCTGCCCGCCAGCCTCCTCTTCGGCACCGCCACCGCCGCCTACCAGATCGAGGGCGGTGTCCACGAGGGCGGACGGGGTCCCTCCATCTGGGACACCTACTGCCGCACGCCGGGGCGCGTCGCCCGCGGCGAGAGCGGCGACGTCGCCTGCGACCACTACCACCGCTACGGCGAGGACGTCGCCCTGCTCGCCGACCTGGGCGTCGACCTGTACCGCTTCTCCGTGGCCTGGCCGCGCGTCCAGCCCACGGGCAAGGGCCGCCCCAACCCGGAGGGACTGGCCTTCTACGACCGCCTGGTGGACACCATCCTGGGCGCCGGGATCGAACCCGCCCTGACCCTCTACCACTGGGACCTGCCCCAGGCGCTGGAGGACGAGGGCGGCTGGCGGGTCCGCGACACCGCCTACCGCTTCGCCGAGTACTCCCGCATCGTCGCCGACCGCCTCGGCGACCGGGTCAACCGGTGGATCACCCTCAACGAGCCCTTCTGCTCGGCCTTCGTCGGCCACGCCGTCGGCCGCCACGCGCCCGGAACCCGGGAGGGCACTCCCGCCCTGGCCGCCGCGCACCACCTGCTGCTCGCCCACGGCATGGCCACCGGCGAACTGCGCGCGGCCGCCGCCGGGGAGGTCGGCATCACCCTCAACCCGGACCACTTCCTGCCCGCCACCGACTCCGAGGCCGACCGCGCCGCCGTGGAGCGGGCCCGCACCCTGCACAACCGCGTGTGGTTCGACCCCATCTTCGCCGGGGCCTACCCCGACAACGAGGACGAGGTCTGGGAGGGCATGGCCGACGGCTCCTACCGGGCCGACGGCGACCTGCGCATCATCGGCCAGCCGCTGGACTTCCTGGGCGTCAACTTCTACCGGCCCATCATGCTGCGCGACGCCCCCCACAGCGAGGCCGACCCGGCCGCGCGCACCGCCGTGGACATCCGCACCGAGCAGGTGCGCATCGAGGGCGTGCGGCACACCACCATGGACTGGCCGGTGGTCCCGGCCACCTTCGCCGACCTGCTCATCGACCTGGACCGGCGCTACCCGAACCTGCCGCCCATCTTCATCACCGAGAACGGCTCGGCCGAGGACGACCAGCCCGACGAGACCGGCCGGGTCCGCGACACGGGTCGCGTCGAGTACCTGCGCGACCACCTGGGCGCCCTGGCCACGGCCATCGACGCGGGGGTGGACGTGCGCGGCTACTTCGTGTGGTCGCTGCTGGACAACTTCGAGTGGGCCTACGGCTACGACCGCCGCTTCGGGCTGGTCCGCGTCGACTACGACCGCCTGGAGCGCCACCCCAAGGACAGCTACCACTGGTACCGCGACTTCCTGACCTCGCACCGCGCCCGCAGGGTCCAGGAGCTCGCCACACAGTGGGAGGGTTAG
- a CDS encoding DUF1266 domain-containing protein gives MGLFSARTRLRSDPQGFFQGPMAHALASGAHMPTANGGVWNAVHSSCSCCDAQDERDKLRDSWGITDHAGWDRALRRLTDDARSPTALSIVLDLRSLAMAQAPGWPFDAGVWPDLIVRWCQERNAAPGLYEELVTAAAQVWEYEERMVRDGVLPPGTPVRTVRAYDFGRAVNLARWGVNAGYADERAAHAHILRAGAQSMRYHGSWQEMSAGFVLGRAMAFDEGAFGPYYTDSVRAHAVLAKDPQSPWLHLPWRM, from the coding sequence ATGGGACTGTTCTCCGCGCGGACCAGGCTCCGCAGCGACCCGCAGGGGTTCTTCCAGGGCCCGATGGCGCACGCGCTGGCCTCCGGCGCGCACATGCCCACGGCCAACGGCGGGGTGTGGAACGCGGTGCACTCCTCGTGCTCGTGCTGCGACGCCCAGGACGAGCGGGACAAGCTCCGCGACTCCTGGGGCATCACCGACCACGCGGGCTGGGACCGGGCGCTGCGCCGCCTGACCGACGACGCGCGCTCCCCGACGGCGCTGTCGATCGTGCTGGACCTGCGCTCCCTGGCCATGGCTCAGGCCCCCGGGTGGCCCTTCGACGCGGGTGTCTGGCCGGACCTGATCGTGCGCTGGTGCCAGGAGCGGAACGCCGCCCCCGGCCTGTACGAGGAGCTCGTGACGGCGGCCGCGCAGGTCTGGGAGTACGAGGAGCGCATGGTGCGGGACGGGGTGCTGCCCCCGGGCACGCCGGTGCGCACGGTGCGCGCCTACGACTTCGGACGGGCGGTCAACCTCGCGCGGTGGGGCGTCAACGCCGGGTACGCCGACGAGCGCGCGGCGCACGCGCACATCCTGCGGGCGGGCGCGCAGTCCATGCGCTACCACGGGTCGTGGCAGGAGATGTCCGCCGGGTTCGTGCTGGGACGGGCGATGGCCTTCGACGAGGGCGCGTTCGGCCCGTACTACACCGACTCGGTGCGGGCGCACGCGGTGCTGGCCAAGGACCCGCAGAGCCCGTGGCTCCACCTGCCCTGGCGCATGTGA
- a CDS encoding magnesium and cobalt transport protein CorA, giving the protein MSDSAPERIMDLGRRRAALPERGSPGPVRAVLYRDGRREREADTVAEARGAAERDPGLMAWISMTAPARDQLTEVARLFGLPSLALEDAIVAHQRPKAEVYRGVLFLVLRPARYDTVRESVEVDEIHLFAGRDFVVTIGHTEQVDFESVRDFLEAEPRLLAHGTLAVVHAVLDLVVDGYAPVVSELQDDIDEVENQVFGGDSRASRRTYRLAREVILLSRAVEPLGTVLDRLMGPLAHDHERPGPPDPRPFADALVEPEGPRPPARRQGFASADPFRIPAERRGELHHRLRDVADHVAAVRERVDGFRQLLQNIMSVNSALIDQAQNEAMKKVSSWGGILVVPTLISSVYGMNISPGGDYHWAFSWPLSLALMALTSLSLYLVFRRNGWL; this is encoded by the coding sequence ATGAGCGACTCCGCGCCGGAACGCATCATGGACCTGGGCCGCAGGAGGGCCGCGCTGCCCGAGCGCGGCTCGCCCGGCCCGGTCCGCGCGGTCCTCTACCGCGACGGGCGCCGCGAGCGCGAGGCCGACACCGTCGCCGAGGCCCGCGGCGCCGCCGAGCGCGATCCGGGCCTCATGGCCTGGATCAGCATGACCGCCCCCGCCCGCGACCAGCTCACCGAGGTCGCCCGCCTCTTCGGCCTGCCCTCCCTGGCCCTGGAGGACGCCATCGTCGCCCACCAGCGCCCCAAGGCCGAGGTCTACCGGGGCGTGCTCTTCCTCGTGCTGCGCCCGGCCCGCTACGACACCGTGCGCGAGTCGGTCGAGGTCGACGAGATCCACCTCTTCGCGGGACGGGACTTCGTGGTCACCATCGGCCACACCGAACAGGTGGACTTCGAGAGCGTCCGCGACTTCCTGGAGGCCGAGCCCCGCCTCCTGGCACACGGGACCCTGGCCGTGGTCCACGCCGTCCTGGACCTGGTCGTGGACGGCTACGCGCCCGTCGTCTCCGAACTCCAGGACGACATCGACGAGGTGGAGAACCAGGTCTTCGGCGGCGACTCCCGGGCCTCCCGGCGCACCTACCGCCTCGCCCGCGAGGTCATCCTGCTCTCCCGCGCCGTCGAACCCCTCGGAACCGTCCTGGACAGGCTCATGGGGCCGCTGGCCCACGACCACGAACGCCCCGGTCCACCGGACCCGCGGCCGTTCGCCGACGCCCTCGTCGAACCGGAGGGGCCCCGCCCCCCGGCGCGCCGCCAGGGCTTCGCCTCCGCGGACCCCTTCCGCATCCCCGCCGAACGGCGCGGCGAGCTGCACCACCGCCTGCGCGACGTCGCCGACCACGTCGCCGCCGTGCGCGAGCGCGTGGACGGCTTCCGCCAGCTGCTGCAGAACATCATGTCGGTCAACAGCGCCCTCATCGACCAGGCGCAGAACGAGGCGATGAAGAAGGTCTCCTCCTGGGGCGGCATCCTGGTCGTGCCCACCCTCATCTCCTCCGTCTACGGCATGAACATCTCCCCGGGCGGCGACTACCACTGGGCGTTCAGCTGGCCGCTGTCCCTGGCCCTCATGGCGCTGACGAGCCTGAGCCTCTACCTTGTCTTCCGTCGCAACGGTTGGCTCTGA
- a CDS encoding ADP-ribosyltransferase — MNADQVAIVLDLMRQDTVAAFETNPMGSRGWELYEMNGLAWPTLDRLRELLAQGRVPERAEGFVRYILDAQDPQEELDHWYVHAGEAGEIARSSGDVFPTPERALEHLRTLTEAIDRPLPEGIEVIRGLEELDHLEGFDGKDPYSLVGTVHTERGFMSTSLGNELAGVTARYAHAVHLVLPRGSRGLWIGSKSRYPGERELILPAGTTYRITRAGWGGSRGLEGLYIEAEVIVPPRPDADPAPPRVEESADLHVFTVETDTDATVTDADEPGLGADEEAGLAALLGLEDSGHESADDAYDDRPLLDRYDSDDDAYDDRPLLDRYDSDDDAYDDRPLLDRYDSDDDTPTASAARTDRTPLDRTDDGDTAVAAPETSGGEARVFRTREELDAYAERMDDLDGAPHTYGALPPELRALIGAHTANPWLSELARLAASDPALVQDRLDRWSRTSLEKAADPDRPNGWVLYEANGLSWPPLERVRELYAEGGRSPAFAAIAADVFGSSEPRARLDHWYENADEAGEIARANGGVYPTGDRALEIIRDMDAAVDRPLPGPIAVSFALDVDRDLAELDGYDWDDLTAVVGRDQRERGYATVSLGDSPFTAAPRDTVAVVRMVLPEDARGLWVGDRGATGDRYALVLPRDFGYRVTDVRITDDGMEIDAEPVPPDMSAREPSAEDRDDDSDASTVVDEGTRLPAGDGRGHVGDDGYRRFRSLDELNAYDRWLHDPANNPHAFDTLPADRQGMVDAYTRSAWITRLARIRPLSPAGVASQLELVRAGARHEAGRAATVATAHGWDLYEANGLTWPTLDRLREIRANPDGLPPRTAGLVDYVLTARDPAAELRHWFHNAGYAGVIARHNGGTYPDVDRVLELFRLLDDAVDRPLPEGLVVSRGMHSIDHLLHAVGGYAANDLEGTVHTEPGYMSTTLGDQPFKTDSAPFRYLLRLNVPQGAHGLWIGSRSHDPGQRELTLARGSTYRITGVRDAFDPNTGGVVTVLSAEVVLGPEPFADPLSDGRVDASGVRRFRTPAEADWYAHRAARAERGMPVLDTLPAEARRVVAAFSDTPWLADLALVPPDDMRTQLDRLRSMSRIERPSVVDPHGRSGWEVYEANGLAWPTPERLREIVDAAEEGVPRTHFLRTVLTLGRPEDRLAELYRRSGAAGALAAANGGTYPSAEGVRELLGTYDEAVGRPLPGAIETTWVLPHTRGLRFPEGYDEGDPSGLVGTVQSSPGYTTVSVNPEPVGPGHPAATVRLTLPEGAHGLWLGTQGPRPSNHEIVLPRGMSYRVTGAERTAHGLLLSAEAILPEQAGAASGARPPTVEDAPPATGGTGQDTAAPGGEEEHTAHTDASADTSVAGTGLPVGTVPADDGRGYVDDRGVRRFRSVEETDAYGRWLHDPANNPHAFDTLHERQREDVRGYTADGWLNAVVRDDLPAERVQDALDRVRESTRLQVRTDPMAARGWSLYELNGLSWPTVERLRELLARDLVPGHTAGFVGYILDAPDPEAELAGWYANAGGAGTVARSNGGVFPTAADVAASLGRLDRAVDRPLPETVEMVRGLSDVAFLDGFRDMDPYSLVGTVQTEPGFMSVSLGNRLAGHHKAESRHVVHLTVPAGSRGLWIGERSDYPEEREVVLARGTTYRITRAGWGGSFGLPGFHIEAEVVVPQRPETAPAPEQQAGDTSDLQVFSVQTSTYTTVTDPEAAGLGDSTETFLTALLGLDAAAGTDAAASGGGPAGPDLPDDRPGHVGPDGVRRFAADGDGAGYGKLVLGGRFPSLTAEQQNSARAYTKNAQFYNDFSRHASPESEVLRLSEHRFFGAWVEKWFGGHTPSKENAEETWDLLREGMDMLDRAVEPVPEAVEVRRSVFDVGFMAPPGRPFHDATDLIGTEFVERGFLSGSLGAETVNRTAAYQFHLAVPAGHPALWIGDDSVHRSERELLLPRGTRFRIDDALQDPDTGQWTLRVTVLPFTPRP; from the coding sequence ATGAACGCGGACCAGGTGGCGATCGTGCTGGACCTGATGCGCCAGGACACCGTCGCGGCGTTCGAGACCAACCCCATGGGCTCGCGCGGCTGGGAGCTGTACGAGATGAACGGCCTCGCGTGGCCGACCCTGGACCGGCTGCGGGAACTCCTGGCGCAGGGGCGCGTTCCGGAGAGGGCCGAGGGCTTCGTCCGGTACATCCTGGACGCGCAGGACCCGCAGGAGGAACTCGACCACTGGTACGTGCACGCCGGTGAGGCCGGGGAGATCGCCAGGTCGAGCGGCGACGTGTTCCCGACCCCCGAACGCGCGCTCGAACACCTGCGGACCCTGACGGAGGCCATCGACAGGCCCCTGCCCGAGGGGATCGAGGTGATCCGCGGCCTGGAGGAACTGGACCACCTCGAAGGCTTCGACGGCAAGGACCCCTACTCCCTCGTGGGGACCGTCCACACCGAGCGCGGGTTCATGTCCACGTCGCTGGGGAACGAGCTCGCCGGGGTCACGGCCAGGTACGCCCACGCGGTGCACCTGGTCCTCCCCCGCGGTTCCCGGGGCCTCTGGATCGGTTCGAAGAGCAGGTACCCCGGAGAGCGCGAACTGATCCTCCCCGCGGGTACGACCTACCGGATCACCCGGGCGGGCTGGGGAGGCTCCCGCGGGCTGGAGGGCCTGTACATCGAGGCCGAGGTGATCGTGCCGCCGCGGCCGGATGCCGACCCGGCCCCGCCGCGGGTCGAGGAGTCCGCCGACCTGCACGTGTTCACCGTGGAGACCGACACGGACGCCACCGTCACCGATGCCGACGAACCCGGCCTCGGCGCGGACGAGGAGGCCGGGCTGGCGGCGCTCCTGGGACTGGAGGACTCCGGGCACGAGAGCGCCGACGACGCCTACGACGACCGGCCGCTCCTGGACCGCTACGACTCCGACGACGACGCCTACGACGACCGCCCCCTCCTCGACCGCTACGACTCCGACGACGACGCCTACGACGACCGCCCCCTCCTCGACCGCTACGACTCCGACGACGACACGCCGACGGCCTCGGCCGCGCGCACCGACCGGACCCCGCTCGACCGCACGGACGACGGCGACACCGCGGTCGCGGCCCCCGAGACGAGCGGCGGGGAGGCCCGCGTCTTCCGCACCCGGGAGGAGCTGGACGCCTACGCGGAGCGGATGGACGACCTGGACGGCGCCCCGCACACCTACGGCGCCCTCCCGCCGGAGCTGCGCGCCCTCATCGGCGCGCACACCGCGAACCCCTGGCTCAGCGAACTCGCCCGGCTCGCGGCCTCCGACCCGGCGTTGGTCCAGGACCGGCTCGACCGGTGGAGCAGGACCAGCCTGGAGAAGGCCGCCGACCCGGACCGTCCCAACGGGTGGGTGCTCTACGAGGCGAACGGCCTGTCGTGGCCCCCGCTCGAACGGGTGCGGGAACTGTACGCCGAGGGAGGCCGCTCCCCGGCGTTCGCGGCGATCGCGGCGGACGTCTTCGGGTCGTCCGAGCCGCGGGCGCGGCTGGACCACTGGTACGAGAACGCGGACGAGGCGGGGGAGATCGCCCGGGCCAACGGCGGCGTCTACCCCACCGGGGACAGGGCCCTGGAGATCATCCGGGACATGGACGCGGCCGTGGACCGGCCCCTGCCCGGCCCGATCGCGGTGTCCTTCGCGTTGGATGTCGACCGGGACCTCGCCGAACTCGACGGATACGACTGGGACGACCTGACCGCCGTGGTGGGCAGGGACCAGCGCGAGCGGGGATACGCCACCGTCTCCCTGGGCGACTCGCCCTTCACCGCCGCGCCGCGCGACACCGTGGCGGTCGTCCGCATGGTCCTCCCCGAAGACGCCCGGGGCCTGTGGGTCGGCGACCGGGGCGCGACGGGCGACCGGTACGCGCTGGTCCTGCCCCGGGACTTCGGCTACCGCGTCACCGACGTCCGGATCACCGACGACGGGATGGAGATCGACGCCGAGCCGGTCCCCCCGGACATGTCGGCGCGGGAGCCGTCGGCGGAGGACCGGGACGACGACTCGGACGCCTCCACGGTCGTCGACGAGGGGACGCGCCTTCCGGCGGGCGACGGCCGCGGACACGTCGGCGACGACGGATACCGGCGCTTCCGCTCCCTGGACGAACTGAACGCCTACGACCGGTGGCTCCACGACCCGGCCAACAACCCCCATGCCTTCGACACCCTGCCCGCCGACCGGCAAGGGATGGTCGACGCCTACACCAGGTCCGCCTGGATCACCCGGCTGGCCCGGATCCGGCCCCTGTCCCCGGCCGGTGTGGCGAGCCAGCTGGAACTGGTGCGGGCCGGGGCCCGGCACGAGGCCGGGCGGGCGGCGACCGTGGCGACCGCCCACGGCTGGGACCTGTACGAGGCCAACGGGCTCACCTGGCCCACCCTCGACCGGCTGCGCGAGATCCGGGCGAACCCGGACGGCCTCCCCCCGCGCACCGCCGGACTCGTCGACTACGTCCTCACCGCACGCGACCCCGCCGCGGAGCTGCGCCACTGGTTCCACAACGCCGGGTACGCCGGGGTCATCGCCCGCCACAACGGCGGGACCTATCCCGACGTGGACCGCGTCCTGGAACTCTTCCGCCTCCTCGACGACGCCGTCGACCGCCCCCTGCCCGAAGGCCTGGTCGTCTCCCGTGGCATGCACTCCATCGACCACCTGCTGCACGCGGTGGGCGGGTACGCCGCCAACGACCTCGAAGGCACGGTCCACACCGAGCCCGGGTACATGTCCACCACCCTGGGCGACCAGCCCTTCAAGACCGACTCCGCCCCCTTCCGCTACCTCCTGCGGCTCAACGTCCCCCAGGGAGCGCACGGCCTCTGGATCGGCTCCCGCAGCCACGATCCCGGGCAGCGCGAACTCACCCTCGCCCGCGGTTCCACCTACCGGATCACCGGTGTCCGGGACGCGTTCGACCCGAACACGGGCGGGGTCGTGACCGTGCTCTCCGCGGAGGTGGTCCTGGGTCCGGAGCCCTTCGCGGACCCGCTCTCGGACGGACGGGTGGACGCGTCCGGTGTCCGGCGGTTCCGAACGCCCGCCGAGGCCGACTGGTACGCGCACCGGGCCGCGCGCGCGGAGCGCGGTATGCCGGTACTGGACACCCTCCCCGCGGAGGCGCGCCGCGTCGTCGCCGCGTTCTCGGACACCCCGTGGCTCGCGGACCTGGCGCTGGTGCCCCCGGACGACATGCGGACGCAACTCGACCGGTTGCGCTCGATGAGCCGTATCGAGCGGCCCTCTGTCGTGGACCCCCACGGCCGCAGCGGCTGGGAGGTCTACGAGGCCAACGGCCTCGCCTGGCCCACCCCGGAGCGGCTGCGGGAGATCGTGGACGCCGCGGAGGAGGGGGTTCCCAGGACGCACTTCCTGCGGACGGTCCTCACGCTGGGGCGACCCGAGGACCGGCTGGCCGAGCTGTACCGCAGGAGCGGTGCGGCCGGGGCGCTGGCCGCGGCCAACGGGGGGACCTACCCCTCCGCCGAGGGTGTGCGGGAACTGCTCGGGACCTACGACGAAGCGGTGGGGCGCCCGCTCCCCGGGGCGATCGAGACGACGTGGGTCCTGCCCCACACCCGCGGCCTCCGGTTCCCGGAGGGGTACGACGAGGGGGATCCCTCCGGCCTCGTGGGCACGGTCCAGAGCAGTCCGGGTTACACCACGGTCTCCGTGAACCCGGAACCGGTGGGCCCGGGACACCCCGCGGCGACCGTCCGGCTGACCCTTCCCGAGGGCGCGCACGGGCTCTGGCTGGGGACGCAGGGCCCGCGGCCGTCGAACCACGAGATCGTCCTGCCCCGAGGCATGTCCTATCGCGTCACCGGCGCGGAGAGGACCGCCCACGGCCTGCTGCTGTCCGCCGAGGCCATCCTTCCGGAACAGGCCGGCGCCGCGTCCGGGGCCCGGCCGCCGACCGTGGAGGACGCCCCTCCCGCGACCGGCGGGACCGGGCAGGACACGGCCGCTCCCGGCGGGGAGGAGGAACACACGGCCCACACCGACGCCTCCGCGGACACCTCCGTCGCCGGGACCGGGCTCCCGGTCGGCACCGTTCCCGCCGACGACGGCAGGGGGTACGTCGACGACCGGGGCGTGCGGCGGTTCCGCTCCGTGGAGGAGACCGACGCCTACGGCCGCTGGCTCCACGATCCGGCGAACAACCCGCACGCCTTCGACACCCTCCACGAACGGCAGCGCGAGGACGTGCGCGGGTACACGGCCGACGGATGGCTCAACGCGGTCGTCCGCGACGACCTCCCGGCCGAACGGGTCCAGGACGCCCTGGACAGGGTGCGCGAGTCGACCCGCCTCCAGGTCCGCACGGATCCGATGGCGGCCCGCGGCTGGAGCCTGTACGAGCTGAACGGCCTGTCCTGGCCCACCGTCGAACGCCTTCGCGAACTCCTGGCGCGGGACCTGGTCCCCGGACACACCGCGGGCTTCGTCGGGTACATCCTCGACGCGCCGGACCCGGAGGCGGAACTGGCGGGCTGGTACGCGAACGCGGGCGGGGCCGGTACCGTGGCGCGGTCCAACGGGGGCGTGTTCCCCACCGCGGCCGATGTGGCCGCGTCCCTGGGCCGCCTCGACCGAGCCGTCGACCGCCCCCTGCCCGAGACTGTCGAGATGGTCCGCGGCCTGTCCGACGTCGCGTTCCTCGACGGGTTCCGGGACATGGACCCCTACTCCCTGGTGGGCACCGTCCAGACCGAGCCCGGTTTCATGTCCGTGTCGCTGGGCAACCGGCTGGCCGGGCACCACAAGGCCGAATCCCGGCACGTCGTCCACCTGACCGTGCCCGCGGGCAGCCGCGGCCTGTGGATCGGCGAGAGGAGCGACTACCCGGAGGAGCGCGAGGTCGTCCTCGCCCGGGGCACCACCTACCGGATCACCCGCGCGGGCTGGGGCGGATCGTTCGGACTGCCGGGGTTCCACATCGAGGCCGAGGTGGTGGTCCCGCAGCGGCCGGAGACCGCTCCGGCCCCGGAACAGCAGGCGGGGGACACCTCGGACCTCCAGGTGTTCAGCGTGCAGACCAGCACGTACACCACCGTGACCGACCCCGAAGCGGCAGGACTCGGCGACAGCACCGAAACCTTCCTGACCGCGCTCCTGGGGCTGGACGCCGCCGCCGGAACCGATGCCGCGGCCTCCGGGGGAGGTCCCGCCGGGCCGGACCTGCCCGACGACCGACCCGGACACGTCGGCCCCGACGGCGTGCGCCGGTTCGCCGCCGACGGCGACGGCGCGGGGTACGGGAAGCTCGTCCTCGGCGGCCGGTTCCCGTCCCTGACCGCGGAGCAGCAGAACTCCGCCCGGGCCTACACGAAGAACGCGCAGTTCTACAACGACTTCTCCCGGCACGCCAGCCCCGAGTCCGAGGTCCTTCGGCTCAGCGAGCACCGGTTCTTCGGCGCGTGGGTCGAGAAGTGGTTCGGCGGGCACACCCCGTCCAAGGAGAACGCGGAGGAGACCTGGGACCTCCTGCGCGAGGGGATGGACATGCTGGACCGGGCCGTGGAGCCGGTTCCGGAGGCGGTCGAGGTACGGCGCTCGGTGTTCGACGTGGGCTTCATGGCCCCGCCGGGGCGGCCCTTCCACGACGCCACGGACCTGATCGGCACGGAGTTCGTCGAACGGGGCTTCCTCTCGGGGTCGCTGGGGGCCGAGACCGTGAACCGGACCGCCGCCTACCAGTTCCACCTGGCCGTGCCCGCGGGGCACCCGGCCCTGTGGATCGGCGACGACAGCGTGCACCGCTCCGAGCGGGAACTCCTCCTGCCGCGCGGAACGCGCTTCAGGATCGACGACGCGCTCCAGGACCCCGACACCGGGCAGTGGACCCTGCGGGTCACCGTGCTGCCGTTCACACCGCGACCGTGA
- a CDS encoding methyltransferase, producing MTGDGSAEREVLRLMTGPWVARAVATAVELGVLDRLAGGAADAAALAAELDLHPDRLGRLLRLLAAVGVVEHRDGRYRPTEVGAALRRDHPSGMADLALLYDSDMFTAAWARLGESVRTGGTAFEAAHGTDVFAHLERHPGDAARYTAGMAASGRFSTAVPDVHDFTGARTVVDLGGGDGELLATVLARAPHTRGVLVERPPALAAARARLGAYAEAGRCELVEGDFLRGVPRDADVYLLSRVLHNWSDEDVRAVLRNCREAMAPDGLVLIAERVLPDDGASWLTAVLDAHMMVMTTGAERTEREYEALLRSAGLTTRGIRDLPLEMRLLVAGPVDGDA from the coding sequence ATGACGGGGGACGGATCCGCCGAGCGCGAGGTGCTGCGGCTCATGACCGGGCCGTGGGTGGCCCGGGCGGTGGCCACCGCGGTCGAACTGGGCGTGCTCGACCGCCTCGCCGGGGGCGCCGCCGACGCGGCGGCCCTGGCCGCCGAACTGGACCTGCACCCCGACCGGCTGGGACGCCTGCTGCGCCTGCTCGCGGCCGTGGGGGTCGTGGAGCACCGCGACGGGCGCTACCGGCCCACGGAGGTCGGGGCCGCCCTGCGCCGGGACCACCCCTCGGGCATGGCCGACCTGGCGCTGCTCTACGACAGCGACATGTTCACCGCCGCGTGGGCGCGCCTGGGCGAGAGCGTGCGCACCGGCGGCACCGCCTTCGAGGCCGCCCACGGCACCGACGTGTTCGCCCACCTGGAGCGCCACCCCGGCGACGCGGCGCGCTACACGGCCGGGATGGCCGCGAGCGGCCGCTTCTCCACCGCCGTCCCCGACGTCCACGACTTCACCGGCGCCCGCACGGTGGTCGACCTCGGGGGAGGGGACGGGGAGCTGCTGGCCACCGTCCTGGCCCGGGCTCCGCACACCCGCGGGGTGCTCGTGGAGCGCCCGCCCGCGCTGGCCGCCGCCCGCGCCCGCCTCGGCGCGTACGCCGAGGCGGGGCGGTGCGAGCTGGTGGAGGGCGACTTCCTCCGGGGTGTGCCCCGGGACGCCGACGTCTACCTGCTCAGCCGGGTCCTGCACAACTGGTCCGACGAGGACGTCCGCGCCGTGCTGCGTAACTGCCGCGAGGCGATGGCCCCCGACGGGCTGGTGCTGATCGCCGAACGCGTCCTGCCCGACGACGGCGCCTCCTGGCTCACGGCCGTCCTGGACGCGCACATGATGGTGATGACCACCGGGGCCGAGCGCACCGAGCGCGAGTACGAGGCGCTGCTGCGTTCGGCCGGGCTGACCACCCGGGGGATCCGCGACCTGCCGCTGGAGATGCGCCTGCTCGTGGCCGGACCGGTGGACGGAGACGCCTGA
- a CDS encoding TetR/AcrR family transcriptional regulator, whose product MLQLQNSLVELLRAKPFSQITYKEITEGVDIDRSTVYRYYNHKNQVLQAAVDVRLAAFASRLDLTFGRMETIDGYMGRVVDAWTGLWLESGGLLAAASGLGSEPGPQRDWWRERTEPWVEAVREALEIARFVEELPEDGRPARPLAEMVVGLCLSTFNNELTAAHTEEHRAMVRDLLLDAVLRTMGRTEAAR is encoded by the coding sequence ATGCTCCAGTTGCAGAACAGCCTGGTCGAGCTGCTGCGCGCCAAACCCTTCAGCCAGATCACCTACAAGGAGATCACCGAGGGCGTGGACATCGACCGCTCCACCGTCTACCGGTACTACAACCACAAGAACCAGGTGCTCCAGGCCGCCGTGGACGTGCGGCTGGCCGCGTTCGCCTCCCGGCTCGACCTCACCTTCGGCCGCATGGAGACCATCGACGGGTACATGGGCCGCGTCGTGGACGCCTGGACGGGACTGTGGCTGGAGTCGGGCGGGCTGCTCGCCGCCGCCTCCGGCCTGGGCTCCGAGCCCGGGCCGCAGCGCGACTGGTGGCGCGAGCGCACCGAACCGTGGGTGGAGGCCGTGCGCGAGGCGCTGGAGATCGCCCGCTTCGTGGAGGAGCTGCCCGAGGACGGCCGCCCCGCGCGCCCGCTCGCCGAGATGGTGGTGGGCCTGTGCCTGTCCACGTTCAACAACGAGCTGACCGCGGCGCACACCGAGGAGCACCGCGCGATGGTCCGGGACCTGCTCCTGGACGCGGTACTGCGCACCATGGGCCGCACGGAGGCCGCCCGGTAG